In the genome of Chelmon rostratus isolate fCheRos1 chromosome 12, fCheRos1.pri, whole genome shotgun sequence, the window ttTCCAGGCAGCACTTTGAGACAGTAATCCACGCCTTTGTGACCACTAGGCTGGATTACTGTAACGCACTTTATGTGGGGGTTAGTGGGTCCTCCATCGGCCGTCTTCAGATGGTGCAAAACGCTGCTGCACGTCTTTTAACTGGCACACGCAAACGTGAgcacatttctcccattttagcCTCACTACACTGGCTGCCAATACCTTTtaggatacattttaaaattcttttatttacttttaaatccctCAATGGCCTTGCCCCGCCctacctctctgagctgctgcagccttattcacccccccgctctctcaagtcagctgatcagctgctcctgagtgTACCAAAAACCAGGCGCAAGTCAGAGGTGACCGTGCctttgctgtagcagctccaaaACTATGGAACGATCTACCTCTCCATATcagacaggcctcctctctgtctgtttttaaatcccatctgaaagcccatcttttctccctggcttttgacactttgagatgttgaatgtatctattattttattccatttttttattcattgttttattgttatttattttattgtgttactgtattttatttcttttattctgtttttatttattttttttctgtacagcactttggtccaccttggttgttttttaaagtgctttataaataaagttggattggattggattggacTAAGAGGTAGACAGAAacatggagaaagagagagagggtatGACGTGCAACAAAGGTCCATGGCTGGAATTAAACCAGCACTGCGGTTACATGGCATGAGCTGTACCCATTCAGGAACGAAGGTGCTCCTCGATGGGTATGTTTCAAATGAAGTGTATCAGCAGCACAAGTAGAGAAGAGACgtacatttaacaaaaaaaacttaattcgACAACCACTAATTAGGCTTCTCCTGAGCTTTAAACCACAACTGACAAGTGTGCAAAATCCATCCACAACCAATCTGcagatgaagactgtgagataCTGTTGGAAAGGCTATTAAGTAGACTCAACTATAATTTCCAAGGCCAATAATGAACTTTAATGCTCAAGTCTCATAAAGTAAATTGGCCAAGTATTATCATCTGAGTTTGCTAATTAGCCAGAATTTGCCACCATAACCGACTAACTGGTTGAGATGATGGTGATTTCTTAAGTGTAACAGTACCAGGTGAGCTAACTGATTCAGTAATAACGGTTACCAGGCAACATCTCTTTTAggtttgctaacgttagctaccaTTAGCTTGTGGTCATACCAGACTAAATGATGCTGTGGCAGCAAAAACTCTGAGAATGAGTTGAGGaatgtgttttactgctgctgAACTTTAAGATTTAAATTGGCAATATTGAGATAATTAGGATTTCTAATGTGTAGTGTAACAGTACTACAGGTAAAGAAGCCTCAAAATCAGCTAACTGAGTCAGTATCAGTTACCAGGCAATATCTATTTtcagtttgctaacattagctaatagCCTATTAGCTACCATTAGCTAGCGGCTATTCTAGTCCAAGtgaggctgtagcagcaaatcctctcaGAATTGAATTGAGAAATACTGAACAACTTTTAATTGGCCATATTGGGATAATGGTtattgtaaaacacaaataaagacGAATCATTGACTCAGTAAACATTCAGTGATGTTGGTTAGTTACAAACATATCTATCTAGCTTGCAAACATTAGCTACCATTAGCTAGTGGTCacaccagaccaagtaaggctgtagcagcaaaacccctgggtgtaatgaaaacagtgtgttttattaGATAGACTTGCTTTAATGCTATAATCAGAACAGACACTTAGTGGAAAATATATAGagttttgactttttatctgaCTTTTGTTACTTTAGCACTGAGCAGTGCACATGTGTGATAGTAGTGCTTACGATTTGAATCTCCTCTGGTGACAGCAGACCCTCCTGTGGAGAAGACGCGCTGCTCTGCTCCACcttgtcttcttctttggtttctTCAAGTCTTTCGtctgtttctttgctgtcaCAGCCTCCCTCTGCAGTCCCTCCCTGCGTCTCCATCATTGTCGtgacttttctttctctgtcctcttgttCATCATCTTCCACTTCTAATCTTTGACACTTCTGTTTGTCCTCATGTGTCTCTTCGATTGTCGTCACTACAGGTTTTTCTTTTgctaaatgtcttttttcctgtgtttctgtaactactttctgctgctcattttcattCCCACTCTCCTCCCTTCTGGAACCATCTCCTCCAGTTTGCTGACTTACATTTTCTCCTGGTCTTTCCTTCACAGCTGTCTCTGGCATCACATTGTCGCCTCCACTTTGAGACTCTTTTGcatttcctgtctcctctgatGCAAACCCActctctctccttgtttttACATCCTCTTCTGTCGCTACTTCCTCTGGCTCTCTGTATAAGCTCCCATTTCCTGCAGCTTCATCCTTTGTGGTCGCTCCCTGCATGTCCTCCAAAGTCATCATCAACATGCTGCTGATTATTCTGTCAAATTCTGCCTCTTCCTCATCGCTGTCTTCTGCCGCCTCCAATTTCTCCTGACTCTCTTTGCTTTCTCTGATCTTTTCCTCCTCCcgcctctcctctgcctccttcctgTCTGGCCACTTCGCCTCTGGCTGATTCTCTTGTTGGACTTTTGTCTCATGTAAGGCTATTATCTCTTCCGTtctctccgcctcctcctcttgtctttcCTCTGACTCTTTTGCAACTTCAGCCTCTTTCAAATCTACTTTTACCTCACATGTACGCCCCTTTACCATCCCTTCATCCTCAGTCTCTCCTGCTACGCTCTCCTCCATGCTGTCCTCTacctcttgttttgtctgaccatcCCAAACATTCTCAGCTGTCgctttttcatcactgctcccctcctttctttcctcaaTTTCATCCcttaaatcaaacattttcacatccaaATCTCCGAGCgattctctcctctcctgattccTTCTCTCCGGCCACATATtgctctctgtccctccctcatTGTCTACCTCATTCTCTTCGTCTCCATCCAGCTGATCCTCATTGGAAGAAAACTGAGCAGCGCTGACCAGACTGGACAGATCTCGCAGCTGAGCAGCCTGAACGGCTTTTTCTGCCTGCAGTTTCCACAGCGTCTCCTCATCTATCGCCTCGTCCCCCTCTTCGCCTCTGCCTGCGCTGTCTAACTCGTCTTCCGTGGAGGAAAACTGGGTGGCGTTGACTTGGGTCGCTAATCTGCACACTTTCACTGCCAGCTCCTCATTCttcccatcctcctcctcctctcctgtcttcttctcttcatccaTGACGCCAACTCTGTCCAGCTCATCTTCTGTGGAGGAGAACTGGTTCGCTCTGACTTCTTTTTCCAGCTGACAGAGTTTATAAgtaagtctgtctgtcttttcctccgtctgctctttattttcctcctccacaCCTTCATCCTTGTCTCCCTCCCAGTCTCCTTCACTCTGGCCAACTTTGTCGAGCTCGTCATCAGTGGACGAGAAGTACGTGAGTCTGGACTGTGCGACGAGCCTGTATAATCTGTATTTCATCTCTTCGTcatcttcttccttctcctcatcctctgttCTTCCTTCATCCCAGTCGATCTCCATCCTCCACAGCctctcatcttcttcatctctgtcctccctctgcccATCACTGCCAGCATCTCTCCCTCCGTCGAcgacctcttcttcttctccggCGGAGGACTCAGAAGCGGGGCCTGCCAGCTGATGCAGTTTGAACGTGAGCTCCTCGTCCGTCCGATTGGCTTCGTGTCCAGTGATGTCACTCTCAAGGTCAAAAGGTTCAGGGGTCGTGGCTCCAGAGGTCAAAGTGTCAGGGGTCACAGCATCAGAAAGATGGTTGTCTTTTTCACTGCAATCCTGTGAATGTAAGAAAtaacagattttaaaatataCGTTAATTTGTTTGGTGAATTAAATATGATTTCCACTAATGGTCATAATTACTGTAGATTTAGCATCTTACATTTAGGTGGATGGCAATATAATCCTTCATTAATGTAGTTATCTTTATGTAGCTCAGGTGGCATTTCAACTGTACGAAGGCAGATAAAACCCTGTGCATGCTGTACCAACCATTGATTTGCCAGTTTCATGTGGTTATATAAAGTCTCTTTGACGATATCTGCTGTGGATCATGAAGAGATCTtcgcatttcatttcatctcatcagTTTGGAGTTTAACGTGATTTATTTCTTACCAGCAcagaagaagctgcagactcttttttactcctccttttcttctgaGTACTCCTCACTGTTCCCACTTGCAGCCCTGCAGCCAcctcgctctcctcttcctctcttgctccCTCCACATTGAAGTTCACATCGATGATGCTGGTCCTGCGGGATGATGCGGGAACCTTCTTCTTAAAAAGAGCCAGCAGAGGTTTATTAGGCTTCCAGTTCCCCTCAGAGTCTGAAAACGGATGATCTCTGCTGCCTCGGCGGCCCATCAGCGGGGACGGGGTCCTGCCGCAGGTGTCCTGCAGGTTGAAGTTAGAGTCCGTCATCTTCTTGTGGATCTCCTGGAGGACGGCACCCCAGGAGCCGTCGGTCTCGGGTTTGGTTTCGTTGTCAGAGCCCATGCCTTCGTAGGCGGACACCACTCCAGACTCCCTCTCCAAGGCACTGTAGACCAGGCTCTTCCTCTTGGTCAGCAGGCTGGGGCGCGACAGCTGGGCGCTCTGCAGGGCAATCCAGTTCCCGTCTGGGCTCTTCAGCACTGAGGACACACCTcgatatgcaaacacacacacacatacacacacacagatatcatgcagagaagcagagacCATATGCCAAACAAGCATACCACACAAAGTACACTCACATTTagcaacataaacaaaaacaaacacagtggagGCAGGTGTTAGCTGACATTATTATATCAGTTAGAAATCACTATCGTATCAGACACCTCACTCATTTTGTAGCTGAATTcctcatttactgtatataagAATATATAACTGTGTTGCCAAAAAAGTTCAATACTATAATTTTCTTCCCTttagtaaaatacattttaaagctaCTTTCTGCACATTCTGCTTCTTTGTTAGTCTTCAAGTGTGTACAAAACATGTgtataatctttcttatctttcttattatcttgtttctaacatgggggttgcaatgcaaatttcatgaCATGTCATGgtcaatgacaataaagaaatctaGAATCTTGAAATCTCTATTTTAATGAAGAATACAATGACAGGTGTGTTGTAATAACAAGGAGTGTCCACGGATTAAATGCCGTCTTTGAAGAGGAAGTTTATGATGATATTCAATCAAGCCactgtctgtcatttttcatcttaaGAAGGAAAGTATAAAGGATGTTTATAAGGATGACCACCCTTGGCtgacagtaaattgaatattttgaaTCTGAAAAGGTAACAAATTCCTGGCCTGACAACACCTAAAAGATTGATGACTGCTTGGCTGCTAAGTTGACGCAATGAGCAACAAGATCTTACCAGCGTTGTCGAGCCGGTCTACGCTCTTCCAGGCTGACATGGCTGACCCACCTCCTTCCTTCTTTAACGCCTGTGGAGAGTCTTGTATCAGACCTGGAGCGTCGTTGTCCAACAGTGAGAAGGCAGAGTGTGACCTCTgagaagacacatcagacaAATGCAAATGACTGAAACGCTCTGTTGTGTTCACCTGTTCTAGTTTTTAATGAACAGTCATTCTGGAGGTCAGCGCAGTCGAGCCGATGAGCCAGCAGAGGTCAGCATGCGTCACCATACAGATGAGAAGACGCTCGTCATCCTTTCTATGTCAGTCAAATCTATGTAAGTATCATCAGTaatatgcacatacagtaaaagtcctcctgcagaaaaatggccctgTGATTGGCTTATACGTTAATAGATTGTTTATTCTGATACATTATGTGTAAGCGGTACTTTGTTATTGTAGCTGGTTGAGCTGGAGCTGGTTTCAACTGTTAAACACAGTTCAGTCCAGAGGCTTTAACCTTCAACCTCCAAATGGTCACAatataaatctgaggggtcgtgagaGGATTCATggaacagaaagaagaagaaaaaactcaatTCTGCTTCACATATTTATACTTATACTTGAGCTATTCTTtgatctttgtgtttttttgaatgtttccaaaatgtttctttcattgAAACTGCTGACAGCTCGTAGAATGAACTCAGACACTGACTTTCTCTAGAAAGgttctataataataatacataaagGTACAGCACTTGACTAAATTTACTTTTCACCACTGTAAACCTGTAATTATTGTGACTGcgatatgttttgtttttttacccaGAGGCCTGCTTGGTGTTTAAGGGAGCTGGAGGCTTGATCACAGgcagactgatgatgatgatggtcagTGTTGTGCTCAAGTGACCAATCCTGATCATACTCTGCCCTCATCTCAGCCAAAGTCTTCCTCCTACTAATAatctgagagagacagagacacgaTTAGGACTGCAAATGGCTCTGATCccacacagaacacaaacatgagcttgttttcatgtttaagaGCTATTTGGTATCtagtttcttttaaaatgtgcaggAGGTATACATTTGAACGCATCATCCTGGAGCAGAACAGCTGTTGAGACCCCCATGCTGACTTGCATTTGAGTAgcacacaatgtttttttatacACAGTACATGAACATAATTGCACACTATAAAACATCTGTTACTGTGCACAGTGAGTGTTTTGAGACAGCAGAGTGTATTATTTGTTGGTACTTTCTGCACAATAGTTTTGGCCAGTTCCTCAATGAGCTCCCCTCTGTGCTCCCGCAGGTAGTTTGCCTCATTCTGCTTCTCCTggtaaacaaacaagcacacagaaaagaaagaaagctatTCAAGCtccatgaacacacaaatacacactctaAGCTGATTACTCCTCTAAACATATGCTCTAAATATACATATTTGCTGTACTCAGTTCAAATGCTTTGGGATATTTTAACAGATTAGCGAGAGTAAATCTTTTCTAACATACAGCAGTATTTTAGGATGTGGCTGCAGACCCAGAAATGTACTTTGGGATTTAACCGACAGACACTTCTGGTGTAAATATTTGAAGAATTGTTGTGGACACCCAGTAGGCCACATGCATTACACTTATTTGTAGTCATTTAGTGTCTCTTTGTAAGAATTGAGAGTGTCTTTGGAGTGATTTTGCATCCGTTTATATTCATTCTTCATCCCTTTGCAGtgattttgtgtctctttgttttcatttagctttttttatgtgtgttttgtgtctctttgtattGATTTTGCACGTTTGTAGTTGTTTTACATCTGTGTAGCTATTTAGCATCTGTTCgtagtcattttgcatctctttgtagtGATTTTATTTAAAGTAGAGAATAcaggaaataaaaggaaatacaGCTTCAtaaattttgttattttaccatgaagtaaaagtatttgtgTTGGCCTAATAATAGTCCTGACATTGTTGTATAATGTGGTATTAAACTGTCATTTAGACTGAAGCATAGTCATAATGCTTTTCCATAATCTGACTCAAAGTCTTAGAGAAAAAAGCAGACAAGTCAGATTAAGGAGGATCGTGATGGGAGGACTGTATAGGACGCTTATCTAAATACGCTGATTACAGACCAGTAAACAGTAACATGCAAACAGTTCTGTCTAAACAAATGACGTTTCATGAATTAACATTTACAGAAAAGGGTCATTTCAGTGCACTATTGTGAATTaaatgtcacagaaaacaaaagcagtccCGCAGTAAATGTATATTGACAGACTACTTATAAGAAGTGGACAACATGAACAACCTGACTGGCGGTGTCGAACTCAGCCTTGGAAATGGCCTCGTCTATGGCCTCCTCTGCAACCCGCAAGGCCACAGTGAGGGTCTCTGCCATGCTGTGCTctgaacacaaagacacacaacaatCATTTGTCTTGCTATTACCTGAATGATCCTTCAACCAAAGCAAAAGCACGCTTCAGTCGTCCCAATTATGTAAAACAGGAGGGAGGAATGGCATCCTTTTCGGCTTAGTTCTGTTTTCAAGccatgtgttttcactgcttcaTCCTGTTACTGAGGCTctacagacagagacaagaccatcaggctgctgcagcttttcattcatgtttgcAGGTACTTATCCTGTTAGTGCAGTGAACTGGGAGAGTGAGGAGAAGCGAGGGCAGAGTGGGACAAAGGCAGCAACCGAGACAGCGGAACTGactaaaacacaacaatcaaGATCATTTCACGACATTCATGGCAGCTGGGAACAAATATGAGGTTATAGATTCGTGAGAGGATCACAGATGAAATAACCTTGAGCTGGATAATGTGGCCTCAGAGGGTCAGTTGTGGTGACTTTCCTATGGAGATAGAATTAGGTAATCGCTGTCACAAGCCTGAATTATCAACTGGGTAAAAACCAGCAACTGCACCGGCGCCCTCAAGGTGACGGTTCACTGTGTGGCAAACACTTGGTGGtaataaatgatttaatataAACTGACATGGAAAGGGTCTTACGATGATGCTCTTTCATTGACCTCAGTCTGGAGGCCCAGTCTTATAGAGGGGGCCTGTGTCAAAATCTGGATTTAACAGAGCAGGTTGATATgttggaaaatatgctttttcactttgttttagATCACAACACTGTCATTCAATATGATGATGcagctagcagctggttagcatatcttagcacaaagcatgcaaacagagggaaacagctagcttcaTCCAAACAGCATCTCTAAAGTTCAAAGATGTTGTATCTcaattaatacaaaaacccaaATGAAAGAGCTTGAGGGTGATACTGCGAACTATTACTCCTAGAACATCTTACACAGTTACAACTTCTGCTTTTAgaagtacagtatataaaacTGCTATTAGGGTGCTGCTCTACTATTAGTGGCACTACAGCTATAAATACGTTCTACAGTATTATTACTACTATGCTGCTAAAAGTACTCACCACTGGATATGATCATTCCTTCTTTAAACTACTTCAGAATACTCAAGCACTGCTGTCACTACTACAGTACCACTAATGTGTGATACAATATCATACAAAAAAACCTGAGATGTCTATTCACACACctggaggtgaagaagaaagCTCTTCATCAGGATACATTTTAGGCTTGTAGCATTTCGAGGATCAGTGAAATCATTAAGAAATAAGTCTGCACCTTCAGTTTGTCTGTAGAAGGTTGAGTCACTCCCACAGACGCTGCCCTCATTGCAGACACTCTCCTCGTAGGCGCTGCCCTCTGtgcatgcgcgcgcacacacacacacacacaatgacaaatacatgaaaagtcagatagatttttcagttttagcaGAAAAAGTCATTGAAAATTCaacccaaaacaacaaaatagtTAAAGATTAACAGGcttaagaaaatacaaatatgagTAAGTGCTGTGAAGAAGGAAAGTTCAGGACGTTCAGGATCTTTTAGACATAAGGTTTGAGATTTGAAATACATGACTTGAACTTGGAGTTgatgacagagcagcagagagctcagTCATACTGTAGATAGTTTCCCCTTTCAACCCTGAGCCCTGGGCTCTTTTCACATTGTGTAAATATTCATGCAACAATGCAGCCATTTGTGGTTATATAAGTGCATTAGAGCAGCCTCGCGTGTGGTATTACCAGGCGACCTGATCTGTGTGCAGCAGGAGCCGGTTCAGAGGTACAGTAGAGTACACGGGGTCACTTCCAATCATTTTAAGGGGCAAACGGAGGACTTAAACCAAGTGATATGAACTGTAGATTATTTTTAAAACGCAGACCACACGCTGCTGCCGCTCACTGATAGAAACGCTGTAGGCATGAGTTCACTGATGTGAGATGTTCTGTTCAGGGTCCTCTGTGTGTTTAGGAGCTGGAGCATGGATTGTGTTCCTGTGAGCACcagtagatgtgtgtgtgcaaacatcTGCGTTTTAACATTGAGTGAGTCAGGACACATTTGGCCGCAGCACATGGACATGAAAGCGACTCACGACCGACACAGttgcctctgctgcagcagctaaagGTCGCAGTAACCCCAAAGGCACCATGAGTCTGACTGACTGGGGCACGTcgctgcattgtgtttttacatgGAAACACAATGCTAATCTGACGTGTtcaaccccgattccaaaaaagttgggaaaaaGTTTGAgagtgccaccatgaggttccCATTTGTAGTTTTGAGTGAACTGTTTCAACAGCTGTTGGTTGTCCCATCATtcagtttatgaccaaatagcTGCAGAATTAATCACATTCAACCTCAGCTATacttaatgctaattagcaaatgttagcatactgacatgctaaactaagatggtgaacattgtaAACATTAAATCTGCTAAATATCAGTATGGCAGCattatcattgtgagcatgttagcatttagctcagcgCTATGACTAAGCACGgtgtcacagagctgctgggaTGGCTGTGGGGTCTCAGCCTTGTGTTTATGTGACTCACTGAGTTGTTGATGCAAGTTTATTTTgtctaaattaaaaataaaatgaagaaaaacagagaacgGTAAAATAAGATGACAGATTTAAAACctaataaaatctgatttttcaCTCATGATGGCGTTGTTTTGACTGCTGACTGATTTCTATATTACTCTCCATGTCTGTTCTTCTACACTGCATGTAAAATAAGAAATGTTTACTACGTCTGTATGTGTCCTCttgatttcttcttctgctcctcagtTATTTTGCTTTACTCAAGATGTGTTGCTGCGCTGTGGCTTGAGGGGGAAACATTTCACTGCTGCACAAATCTCACACATCATGATGCCTATACACACAGCTATTAGTTTCCAAATGTCAGCTCTATTAATTCTGGTGCTATTCATGCAGCTCACATTGTTCTTATGCAAAGTAAGCATTCGCTGGGCCTTCCATGAGTCAGGCTATGCAGATTGGATTTGGCAGCTGAGAAAACACGGCTGAATTTCCAGTGCAGGTCATtcataaacaaattaaaatgtatgatacagtgtgtgcgtgagtggaaaatgaaagcacagcTACGTTAACCAGATTGAGGCGCTGAGCGGTGGCCTGATAGTGGCGAGCCCACGTCAGTCGTCCTCCCACGGGGGTCACGGCTCTGCAGCCAGCGACCTCTCCTCCGCAAAACACTCATAATTCTCTGAAATCCCTTGTCTGTTCAATCAGATCAGAGAGTCTGAACTAATGGCCCGGAGATGTGCTCCTCCACTTTGTGCCCGACTACACCAACAGGCTGGACCATATGCTGCTGGGTCTTACTCATAGCACTGTATAGTACTACGAGTACATTTTCAGCATGACTGGCTCCAGCAAAGCTCCTGTAACCCCAGCTGTATTTGTGCTACACTCTTCACATTAAGCTCTGTCGGACTGCTGAAAGAAACATTACGTCTGGATGCAGTGAAGGACCTGACTGAAACAGCTTTCTCCTAAATCTGGACTTTGCTTTGTGATGTCATAATAACATCAGCATTATAACTGCACAAATCATAATGCTTAATAAATGATGGATCTGGGAATCTCCTGTATGTTTCTAATTAATTCAGATACTAAAGCCTATATTCTTACTGTCAGCCACAAAATATAAACAGgtttaaactgaaaacaagtTTGAAGTTATAAATAGGTTATATTGTTAAAGtattatttctgcttttgagCATAACTTGCATACTAAATTAAAATATAACTGACATATTAAACAATGATTAATGGTGAaaattcattcagtcacattaTTTTTTGTGCCACTCTTTAGTGGCAAGGGTATAAAAATACCACCAAGTTCCTTGTATGTGAAAATCAACTTGGcaataaacctgattctgattcacATCTGCATTAACTGATGCTTTGGACTCTTTTGGGCAGCACAAcaggctgcaaacacaaaattaGCACATTATCACCTCACAAAGCTGATTTTAGCCAATGTGTCGGATTATGTAACCCAAAGTGtttgaaacagaggaaaacgTACGGTATGGCACATGAAAGTTAAACTTCCAATTCAAGTTAAAACAAAACgttttcacacacaaatgcttaTATATTGGGGAATAATATGACTCCCTGGATCCCTACCAAATGATTAAATGGAGGAAACCTTTGGCCTTctgatataaaatgtcatcacttcatcattttatttagtGAGGCTTTTGTGGGAATAGC includes:
- the myripa gene encoding rab effector MyRIP isoform X3 translates to MGRKLDLSGLTDNEAEHVLQVVQRDMRLRKKEEERLSELKQELDEEGSRCLLLSRQSCFNQRCCIRCCSPFTFLLNPKRQCRDCHYNVCKACRVYNKRDKAWLCSACQKSRLLKTQSLEWFYTNVKKRFKRFGSAKVLKTLYRKHLVEHSALSELTEGSAYEESVCNEGSVCGSDSTFYRQTEEHSMAETLTVALRVAEEAIDEAISKAEFDTASQEKQNEANYLREHRGELIEELAKTIVQKIISRRKTLAEMRAEYDQDWSLEHNTDHHHHQSACDQASSSLKHQAGLWRSHSAFSLLDNDAPGLIQDSPQALKKEGGGSAMSAWKSVDRLDNAGVSSVLKSPDGNWIALQSAQLSRPSLLTKRKSLVYSALERESGVVSAYEGMGSDNETKPETDGSWGAVLQEIHKKMTDSNFNLQDTCGRTPSPLMGRRGSRDHPFSDSEGNWKPNKPLLALFKKKVPASSRRTSIIDVNFNVEGAREEEESEVAAGLQVGTVRSTQKKRRSKKESAASSVLDCSEKDNHLSDAVTPDTLTSGATTPEPFDLESDITGHEANRTDEELTFKLHQLAGPASESSAGEEEEVVDGGRDAGSDGQREDRDEEDERLWRMEIDWDEGRTEDEEKEEDDEEMKYRLYRLVAQSRLTYFSSTDDELDKVGQSEGDWEGDKDEGVEEENKEQTEEKTDRLTYKLCQLEKEVRANQFSSTEDELDRVGVMDEEKKTGEEEEDGKNEELAVKVCRLATQVNATQFSSTEDELDSAGRGEEGDEAIDEETLWKLQAEKAVQAAQLRDLSSLVSAAQFSSNEDQLDGDEENEVDNEGGTESNMWPERRNQERRESLGDLDVKMFDLRDEIEERKEGSSDEKATAENVWDGQTKQEVEDSMEESVAGETEDEGMVKGRTCEVKVDLKEAEVAKESEERQEEEAERTEEIIALHETKVQQENQPEAKWPDRKEAEERREEEKIRESKESQEKLEAAEDSDEEEAEFDRIISSMLMMTLEDMQGATTKDEAAGNGSLYREPEEVATEEDVKTRRESGFASEETGNAKESQSGGDNVMPETAVKERPGENVSQQTGGDGSRREESGNENEQQKVVTETQEKRHLAKEKPVVTTIEETHEDKQKCQRLEVEDDEQEDRERKVTTMMETQGGTAEGGCDSKETDERLEETKEEDKVEQSSASSPQEGLLSPEEIQIRYSAVSLRSITTEVLKVLNATEELLQGVEGGDDSRLTTTSLPPNTDPKKLDQQFSRLEENVYVAAGTVYSLEAELSDLEECARGICSATSDMELSFLEEQVASAAAKVQQSELQICDISARIAALKSAGLDVDTQSRVTKTRTIPVMPVTLDSSRQLRRRLPAPPVKEDKET